The following proteins are encoded in a genomic region of Phalacrocorax carbo chromosome 2, bPhaCar2.1, whole genome shotgun sequence:
- the SLC4A2 gene encoding anion exchange protein 2 isoform X3, whose product MTQPEQEALGASSPAFGEEEEEKDLNKALGVERFEEILCDTHPRNVEEAGRSYSEEDFEYHRQSSHHIHHPLSTHLPSDTRRKKGVPKKGKKKHRRASVPGENPTIEEAEEDEDEACDTETERSAEELLQPGPPEAVQFFLQEDEVMDRPGEEPVAPTVLPGSPPQPRGSTSPREARAGSPDVEEGGSAEGAAGAEAGSPGRPVPKSQLGHRSYNLHERRRIGSMTGVEQAQYQKMPTDESEAQTLASADLDYMKSHRFEDVPGVRRHLVRKSAKAQVVHVSKDHKEPSTRHRKQDRQPHEVFVELNELVLDKNQELQWKETARWIKFEEDVEEETDRWGKPHVASLSFRSLLELRKTLSHGAVLLDLDQKTLPGVAHQVVEQMVITDQIRAEDRANVLRALLLKHSHPSDEKDFSFPRNISAGSLGSLLVHHHSTNHVAEGSEPAVTEPLIAGHAVEHDVRVDVEREREVLTPTPPAGITRSKSKHELKLLEKIPDNAEATVVLVGCVEFLDQPTMAFVRLQEAVELDSVLEVPVPVRFLFVLLGPSSTHMDYHEIGRSISTLMSDKQFHEAAYLADDRHDLLNAINEFLDCSVVLPPSEVQGEELLCSVAHFQREMLKKREEQERRLLLEPKSPEEKALLKLKVVEGEGEEEDDPLRRTGRPFGGLIRDVRRRYPKYLSDFRDALSPQCIAAVIFIYFAALSPAITFGGLLGEKTQGLIGVSELIISTSLQGVLFCLLGAQPLLIIGFSGPLLVFEEAFFTFCTSNELEYLVGRVWIGFWLILIVLVMVAFEGSFLVRFVSRFTQEIFAFLISLIFIYETFSKLAKIFQEHPLHSCLQANGTSADAEAWRNSSTAPANGTAGRAAAKMTGLPNTALLSLVLMAGTFFIAFFLRKFKNSRFFPGRIRRLIGDFGVPIAILVMVLVDYSIQDTYTQKLSVPSGFSVTSPDKRGWVINPLGKKSDFPVWMMVASGLPAILVFILIFMETQITTLIISKKERMLQKGSGFHLDLLLIVAMGGFFALFGLPWLAAATVRSVTHANALTIMSKAVAPGDKPKIQEVKEQRVTGLLVAVLVGLSIVIGKLLQQIPLAVLFGIFLYMGVTSLNGIQFYERLQLLLMPPKHHPDVTYVKKVRTLRMHLFTGLQLACLAVLWAVMSTVASLAFPFILILTVPLRMCLLSRIFTDREMKCLDADEAEPILDEREGVDEYNEMPMPV is encoded by the exons ATGACTCAG CCCGAGCAGGAGGCGCTGGGCGCCAGCTCGCCCGCatttggggaggaggaggaggagaaggacctgAACAAGGCGCTGGGCGTAGAGCGCTTTGAGGAGATCCTGTGTGACACGCACCCCCGCAACGTGGAGGAGGCTGGGCGCAGCTACAGCGAGGAGGACTTCGAGT ACCACCGCCAGTCGTCCCACCACATCCACCACCCGCTCTCCACACACCTGCCCTCCGACACCCGCCGCAAGAAGGGGGTGCCgaaaaagggcaaaaagaaGCACCGCCGTGCCTCAGTCCCTGGCGAGAACCCCACCATCGAGGAGGCCGaagaggatgaggatgaggCGTGCGACACGGAGACGGAGCGGTCGGCAGAGGAGCTCCTGCAGCCCGGCCCGCCCGAGGCAGTGCAG TTCTTCCTGCAGGAGGATGAGGTGATGGACCGTCCGGGAGAGGAGCCGGTGGCCCCCACCGTGCTGCCCGGctcccccccgcagccccgtgGGTCCACGTCCCCCAGGGAAGCCCGGGCAGGCAG CCCCGACGTGGAGGAGGGAGGTTCGGCGGAGGGAGCGGCCGGTGCCGAGGCTGGCTCCCCCGGTCGCCCCGTTCCCAAGTCGCAGCTGGGGCACCGCAGCTACAACCTGCACGAGCGGCGGCGGATCGGCAGCATGACGGGCGTGGAGCAGGCCCAGTACCAGAAGATGCCGACAGACGAGTCGGAGGCCCAGACGCTGGCCTCGGCCGACCTGGACTACATGAAAA GTCACCGCTTCGAGGATGTGCCGGGGGTGCGCCGGCACCTCGTCCGGAAGAGCGCCAAGGCGCAGGTGGTCCACGTCAGCAAGGACCACAAGGAGCCCAGCACGCGGCACCGCAAGCAGGACCGGCAGCCCCATGAG GTGTTCGTGGAGCTGAACGAGCTGGTGCTGGACAAGAACCAGGAGCTGCAGTGGAAGGAGACGGCACGCTGGATCAAGTTTGAGGAGGATGTGGAGGAAGAGACGGACCGCTGGGGCAAGCCCCACGTGGCCTCCCTGTCCTTCCGCAGCCTCCTGGAGCTACGCAAGACCCTATCCCACG GGGCCGTGCTCCTCGACCTGGACCAGAAGACGCTGCCGGGGGTGGCTCACCAGGTGGTGGAGCAGATGGTCATCACCGACCAGATCCGGGCCGAGGACCGTGCCAACGTGCTGCGGGCGCTGCTGCTCAAGCACAG CCACCCGAGCGATGAGAAGGACTTCTCCTTCCCCCGAAACATCTCGGCCGGCAGCCTGGGCTCCCTGCTCGTGCACCACCACAGCACCAACCACGTGGCCGAGGGCAGTGAGCCGGCCGTCACGGAGCCCCTCATCGCCGGCCACGCCGTGGAGCACGACGTGCGGGTCGACGTGGAGCGGGAG AGGGAGGTCCTCACTCCCACGCCCCCGGCCGGCATCACTCGCTCCAAGTCCAAGCACGAGCTGAAGCTGCTGGAGAAGATCCCGGACAACGCTGAGGCCACGGTGGTGCTTGTGG GCTGCGTGGAGTTCCTGGACCAGCCCACCATGGCCTTCGTGCGGCTGCAGGAGGCGGTGGAGCTGGACTCGGTGCTGGAGGTGCCCGTCCCCGTGCGGTTCCTCTTCGTGCTGCTGgggcccagcagcacccacatgGACTACCATGAGATCGGGCGCTCCATCTCCACCCTCATGTCCGACAAG CAATTCCACGAGGCCGCGTACCTGGCCGACGACCGCCACGACCTCCTCAACGCCATCAACGAGTTCCTGGACTGCAGCGTGGTGCTGCCGCCCTCCGAGGTGCAGGGCGAGGAGCTGCTGTGCAGCGTCGCCCACTTCCAGCGCGAGATGCTGAAGAagagggaggagcaggagcggcggctgctgctggagcccaAGTCCCCCGAGGAGAAAG CGCTGCTAAAGCTGAAGGTGGTGGAGGGcgagggtgaggaggaggacgaCCCCCTGCGGCGCACGGGCCGGCCCTTTGGGGGGCTGATCCGGGACGTGCGGCGGCGGTACCCCAAGTACCTGAGCGACTTCAGGGATGCGCTGAGCCCCCAGTGCATCGCGGCCGTCATCTTCATCTACTTCGCTGCGCTGTCACCAGCCATTACCTTCGGAGGGCTGCTGG GGGAGAAGACGCAGGGCCTGATCGGGGTGTCTGAGCTGATCATCTCCACGTCGCTGCAGGGCGTGCTTTTCTGCCTGCTGGGCGCCCAGCCCCTGCTCATCATCGGCTTCTCGGGGCCCCTGCTCGTCTTCGAGGAGGCTTTCTTCACG TTCTGCACGTCCAACGAGCTGGAGTACCTGGTGGGGCGCGTCTGGATCGGCTTCTGGCTCATCCTCATCgtgctggtcatggtggcctTTGAGGGCAGCTTTCTGGTGCGCTTCGTCTCCCGCTTCACCCAGGAGATCTTTGCCTTCCTCATCTCCCTCATCTTCATCTACGAGACCTTCTCCAAGCTGGCCAAG ATCTTCCAGGAGCACCCcctgcacagctgcctgcaggcgAACGGCACCAGCGCGGACGCAGAGGCGTGGAGGAACAGCAGCACGGCCCCGGCCAACGGCACGGCCGGCCGCGCCGCAGCCAAGATGACGGGGCTGCCCAACACGGCGCTGCTCTCGCTGGTGCTCATGGCCGGCACCTTCTTCATCGCCTTCTTCCTGCGCAAGTTCAAGAACAGCCGGTTCTTCCCCGGACGG ATCCGGCGGCTCATCGGGGACTTCGGGGTACCCATTGCCATCCTGGTGATGGTGCTGGTGGACTACAGCATCCAGGACACCTACACGCAG AAGCTGAGTGTGCCCAGCGGGTTCTCGGTGACGTCCCCAGACAAGCGGGGCTGGGTGATCAACCCCCTGGGCAAGAAGAGCGACTTCCCCGTCTGGATGATGGTGGCCAGCGGCCTCCCCGCCATCCTTGTCTTCATCCTCATCTTCATGGAGACACAGATCACTAC GCTGATCATCAGCAAGAAGGAGCGGATGCTGCAGAAGGGCTCTGGGTTCCACCTTGACCTCCTGCTCATCGTGGCCATGGGTGGCTTCTTCGCGCTCTTCGGGCTGCCATGGCTCGCCGCGGCCACGGTGCGCTCTGTCACGCACGCCAACGCCCTCACCATCATGAGCAAGGCTGTGGCGCCCGGGGACAAGCCCAAGATCCAGGAGGTGAAGGAGCAGCGGGTCACTGGGCTGCTGGTGGCTGTGCTTGTCG GCCTGTCCATCGTCATCgggaagctgctgcagcagatccCGCTGGCCGTGCTCTTTGGGATCTTCCTCTACATGGGCGTCACCTCCCTCAACGGCATCCAGTTCTACGAGcgcctgcagctgctgctgatgcCCCCCAAGCACCACCCTGATGTCACCTACGTCAAAAag GTGCGCACGCTGCGCATGCACCTCTTCACTGGGCTGCAGCTGGCGTGTCTGGCCGTGCTCTGGGCCGTCATGTCCACGGTGGCCTCCCTGGCCTTCCccttcatcctcatcctcacGGTGCCACTCCGCATGTGCCTGCTCAGCCGCATCTTCACCGACCGTGAGATGAAGTGT ctgGACGCAGACGAGGCCGAGCCCATCTTAGACGAGCGGGAAGGCGTGGACGAGTACAACGAAATGCCGATGCCGGTGTGA